One window of the Colletotrichum destructivum chromosome 4, complete sequence genome contains the following:
- a CDS encoding Putative NAD(P)-binding domain, NAD(P)-binding domain superfamily, whose product MSRHVLILGGHGKVSQFLTPLLLKKSWTVTSVIRAQEQVPAIEKLGAGQAGKLNVLVRSIEDVSDQAKAQAILDEVKPDTIVWSAGAGGKGNPERTFAIDRDAAIYFVKAAVATPSIKKFILVSYLSSRRTKPTWWSDQAWQDAQEGNKKLANYFQAKVAADEVLWQESKKRADFSGVSLRPGALTEAPAGNVEFGRTKGVKGSSSRESVAEVAALIAENDAFTTSWVDHLDGDEDPKAAVDRVAREKVDVAEGEEFYKA is encoded by the exons ATGAGCAGACacgtcctcatcctcggcggccacggcAAGGTCTCGCAGTTCCTCACCCCGCTCCTCCTCAAGAAGTCGTGGACCGTCACGAGCGTCATCCGCGCCCAGGAGCAGGTCCCCgccatcgagaagctcggcgccggccaggCCGGCAAGCTCAACGTGCTCGTCCGCAGCATTGAGGACGTCTCCGACCAGGCCAAGGCCCAggccatcctcgacgaggtgAAGCCCGACACCATCGTCTGGAGCGCAG GTGCCGGTGGAAAGGGAAACCCCGAGAGA ACGTTCGCCATCGACCGTGACGCCGCCATCTacttcgtcaaggccgccgtcgcgacCCCCTCAATCAAGAAGTTCATCCTCGTCTCCTACCTCAGCTCCCGACGGACCAAGCCCACCTGGTGGTCTGACCAGGCCTGGCAGGACGCCCAGGAGGGCAACAAGAAGCTTGCCAACTACTTCCAGGCCAaggttgccgccgacgaggtcctctGGCAGGAGTCCAAGAAGCGCGCCGATTTCTCCGGCGTCAGCCTGCGTCCGGGCGCGCTGACCGAGGCGCCCGCCGGCAACGTCGAGTTCGGCAGGACAAAGGGTGTCAAGGGCTCGTCGAGCAGAGAATCCgttgccgaggtcgccgccctcatcgccgagaacgacgcCTTCACGACATCGTGGGTCGACcatctcgacggcgatgaagacCCCAAGGCAGCCGTCGACAGGGTCGCTAGAGAGAAGGTGGACGTCGCCGAAGGCGAGGAGTTCTACAAGGCTTGA
- a CDS encoding Putative aconitase A/isopropylmalate dehydratase small subunit, swivel domain, Aconitase, domain 2, whose translation MATSDRRSFSLFRITLSPLTDAPAEKKAPQTLTEKIVQRHAVGLPEGKVVRSGDYVQVEPSRCMSHDNTWPIAKKFMSMGATRIKDPSQLVFALDHDIEAFAKAHGVPFFPAGYSIGHQIMVNMFSTIRTADRSANTTSGRRAVCLTRPNVRGIGFPQQHVRCACEFRSAVVRADAAGIWVTGKSWFQVPPVAKVTFTGTLAPGVTGKDVIVALCGLFKSDVLNHAVEFTGSEETMASISIDNRLTISNMSTEWSALAAMFPMDQNLKRWLRYKATEAAMFPDRTTKERITHEKIDELYANPVQSDPGAHYAKQLYINLSTLSPYISGPNSVKISTPLSELAPEKIKVDKAYIVSCTNSRASDLAAAAKVFQDAAKANGGKIPKIAEGIKLYVAAASIPEQEIAEDEGSWQTLLEAGSIPLPASCGPCIGLGTGLLEDGEVGISASNRNVKGRMVSRNALAYLASPEVVAASALNGVISGPGVYEVPENYAGVEFGYGTGAPAITESELGNVLEQLESLIERAESSVGNSDAETTTTPILPGFPEKISGEIVFCDAENLDTDNIYPGKSATSLGEEGMANVCMSNYDPNFKVITKPNDILVSGFSFGCGSSREQAATSILAKQIPLVVAGSFGSIFSRNSVNNAQLGLEVPRLIERLRATFGSDKVLTRRTQWTLTWDVARSIVQLQEGEGGDCWEEKVGEFPANLQEIVAKGGLIKWVQNEIEKEEA comes from the exons ATGGCGACCTCCGACCGACGATCGTTCTCGCTTTTCCGAATTACACTGTCCCCTCTCACGGACGCcccggccgagaagaaggcgccgCAAACGTTGACAGAAAAGATTGTGCAGCGCCATGCTGTCGGGCTTCCGGAGGGAAAGGTCGTTCGGAGCGGCGACTACGTACAGGTCGAGCCCTCCCGATGCATGTCTCACGACAACACCTGGCCTATCGCCAAGAAGTTTATGTCAATGGGCGCAACTAGGATCAAGGACCCATCGCAACTGGTTTTCGCTCTCGATCACGAC ATTGAGGCATTCGCCAAGGCGCACGGCGTTCCTTTCTTCCCCGCCGGCTACTCGATCGGTCACCAAATCATGGTAAACATGTTCTCCACGATTCGAACGGCGGATCGTTCTGCTAATACAACATCAGGTCGAAGAGCTGTTTGTCTGACCCGGCCAAATGTGCGTGGCATCGGATTCCCACAGCAACATGTACGGTGCGCTTGCGAATTTCGATCAGCTGTTGTTAGAGCAGACGCAGCAGGAATCTGGGTTACCGGAAAGAGTTGGTTTCAGGTCCCTCCCGTTGCGAAGGTAACCTTCACTGGGACGTTGGCTCCAGGTGTCACTGGAAAAGACGTTATCGTAGCGTTGTGTGGGTTATTCAAGAGCGATGTCCTGAACCACGCAGTTGAGTTTACCGGCTCCGAGGAGACTATGGCCAGTATCTCGATTGACAACAGATTGACCATCAGCAACATGTCCACCGAATGGTCTGCCTTGGCAGCGATG TTCCCTATGGACCAGAATCTAAAGCGCTGGCTACGGTATAAGGCCACAGAGGCAGCAATGTTCCCGGACCGGACAACCAAAGAGCGGATTACACATGAAAAGATTGACGAGCTTTACGCCAACCCTGTTCAGTCTGACCCCGGAGCTCACTACGCCAAGCAACTCTACATCAACCTCTCGACTCTTTCGCCTTACATTTCGGGTCCTAACTCTGTCAAAATCTCAACGCCACTAAGCGAGCTTGCTCCCGAGAAAATCAAGGTGGACAAGGCATACATTGTGTCTTGTACCAATTCCCGCGCCTCCGATCTCGCTGCAGCTGCGAAGGTCTTCCAAGACGCGGCGAAGGCCAATGGTGGCAAGATCCCTAAAATTGCCGAGGGCATCAAGCTTTATGTTGCAGCAGCTTCGATTCCCGAGCAGGAGAttgccgaagacgaaggcaGCTGGCAGACTCTACTTGAGGCTGGGAGCATCCCGCTTCCGGCCTCCTGCGGACCTTGCATTGGACTGGGGACCGGCCTGttggaggacggcgaagtGGGAATATCGGCCTCGAACCGGAACGTCAAGGGGCGCATGGTGTCTCGCAATGCTCTTGCCTATCTTGCCAGCCCCGAGGTTGTGGCTGCTAGCGCGCTCAACGGCGTCATCTCGGGCCCGGGTGTTTATGAGGTCCCGGAAAACTACGCTGGCGTGGAGTTTGGCTACGGCACTGGTGCACCAGCGATCACGGAAAGCGAGCTCGGCAATGTCTTGGAACAACTCGAATCTCTCATCGAACGGGCTGAGTCTTCCGTAGGCAACAGCGATGCAGAGACTACCACTACTCCGATCCTTCCAGGCTTTCCTGAGAAGATTAGCGGCGAGATCGTATTCTGCGATGCTGAAAACCTCGACACCGACAACATTTACCCAGGGAAGTCTGCTACAAGCTTGGGAGAAG AGGGTATGGCCAACGTCTGCATGTCGAACTATGATCCGAATTTCAAAGTAATCACCAAACCCAACGATATCCTCGTCTCTGGATTCAGCTTTGGCTGTGGATCCTCGAGAGAGCAAGCCGCGACTTCGATCCTGGCCAAGCAGATCCCACTCGTTGTGGCAGGTAGCTTTGGAAGCATCTTCTCCCGCAACAGCGTCAACAACGCGCAGCTGGGCTTGGAGGTCCCCCGTCTTATTGAGCGTCTACGCGCCACTTTTGGCTCGGACAAAGTGCTCACACGTCGAACTCAGTGGACACTGACGTGGGATGTGGCGCGGAGCATTGTCCAGTTGcaagagggcgagggtggGGATTGCTGGGAGGAAAAGGTTGGCGAATTCCCAGCAAACCTGCAGGAGATTGTCGCAAAGGGCGGCTTGATCAAGTGGGTTCAGAATGAAATCGAAAAGGAAGAGGCGTAG